The following proteins are encoded in a genomic region of Gossypium hirsutum isolate 1008001.06 chromosome D05, Gossypium_hirsutum_v2.1, whole genome shotgun sequence:
- the LOC107907398 gene encoding heavy metal-associated isoprenylated plant protein 7, with translation MGEEKREESKGNQDETNKEEEPAQIVLKVDMNCEACARKVARALKGFQGVEDVATDSKANKVVVKGKTVDPIKVCERLRKKSGRKVELISPLPKPPSQEEKKEENKELKEEKKEEPPAAITVVLKVYMHCEACAQVLRKRIRKIPGVETVDTDVRNHQVIVKGVVDPANLVDYVYKRTRKQVSIVKDEENKEEEKKEAEKKQDAGEKKEEDQGKGDGDDDKKMDDIKRSEYYSSKYYSEFAYPPQFFSDENPNACSLM, from the exons ATGGGTGAG GAGAAGAGAGAAGAGAGCAAAGGCAATCAAGATGAAACGAACAAGGAAGAAGAGCCTGCACAGATTGTACTCAAAGTTGACATGAACTGTGAAGCTTGTGCCAGAAAGGTTGCAAGAGCCCTCAAAGGATTTCAAG GAGTGGAGGACGTAGCCACAGATAGCAAGGCAAATAAAGTAGTGGTGAAGGGAAAGACTGTAGACCCCATCAAGGTTTGTGAAAGGCTACGAAAGAAGAGTGGAAGAAAAGTGGAATTAATTTCACCTTTGCCAAAACCACCATCGCAAGAGGagaagaaggaagaaaacaaagagctcaaagaagaaaaaaaggaagag CCTCCAGCGGCGATAACAGTAGTATTGAAGGTTTATATGCACTGTGAAGCGTGTGCTCAAGTTTTGCGGAAGCGAATCCGAAAGATCCCGG GAGTAGAGACGGTGGATACTGATGTGAGAAATCATCAAGTAATAGTAAAAGGGGTTGTAGATCCCGCAAACCTGGTAGATTATGTATACAAAAGAACCAGAAAGCAAGTATCCATAGTAAAGGACGAAGAAAAcaaggaagaagagaagaaagaagcaGAGAAGAAACAAGATGCAGgagagaagaaagaagaagatcaAGGCAAAGGAGATGGAGATGATGATAAGAAGATGGACGATATCAAAAGAAGTGAATATTACTCATCCAAGTACTACTCCGAGTTTGCATATCCTCCTCAATTTTTCAGCGACGAGAACCCAAATGCTTGCTCTCTCATGTAG